A DNA window from Daucus carota subsp. sativus chromosome 3, DH1 v3.0, whole genome shotgun sequence contains the following coding sequences:
- the LOC108211275 gene encoding uncharacterized protein LOC108211275 has translation MIQLLYLILFAEGFVALLLMVEISPLRELVMNGLDQVKMRRGTVLTIAGTMLVILFSNSISIVKIQNKGAKVGTMTPMDQVLWRTHLLEASLLGFVLFLGFLIERMHYHLRKFIDLRTTVQDSRQNVEKLEKEQLQLEENEQKAKEATKLMQKEVSEAMRKLDKVKLESKEKDTRVETAEGHVAALQKQMADLLLEYDRLLEDNQNLQAHAAGK, from the exons ATGATTCAGTTGTTATATTTGATCCTTTTTGCTGAGGGGTTTGTGGCATTGCTTTTAATGGTTGAGATTAGTCCCTTGAGGGAGCTAGTTATGAATGGATTGGATCAAGTAAAGATGAGAAGGGGAACTGTCTTGACTATTGCTGGTACAATgcttgtgattttattctcgaATTCTATCAGCATTGTCAAGATTCAGAATAAAGGTGCCAAGGTTGGTACGATGACACCAATGGATCAGGTACTTTGGAGAACTCACTTGCTAGAGGCTTCTCTTTTGG GGTTCGTATTGTTTCTTGGCTTCTTAATTGAGCGTATGCACTATCATCTCCGGAAATTCATTGATTTGCGCACTACGGTTCAAGATTCTAGACAGAACGTTGAAAAACTAGAGAAAGAGCAGCTGCAACTTGAAGAAAATGAACAGAAAGCAAAAGAAGCAACAAAGCTAATGCAAAAAGAGGTTTCCGAAGCAATGAGGAAGCTAGATAAGGTTAAGTTGGAATCAAAAGAGAAGGACACTCGGGTCGAGACAGCAGAAGGTCATGTAGCTGCTCTCCAGAAACAAATGGCCGATCTACTCCTTGAATATGACAGACTGTTAGAAGATAACCAAAATCTTCAAGCCCATGCTGCCGGGAAATAG
- the LOC108213422 gene encoding RPM1-interacting protein 4 encodes MAQRPVVPQFGNWDTENNTPYTIYFAEARNAKNGGKMINPNDPMEYPGMFPNLAQESPSRARNVPEEPKGRTAVRPTINVPAEPKGRTTVRPTIIRNQSRENGNNNVGRQRGTGSGQNRGGSGLGSGQPGRQNGESVHSIDRSPLHPQYQAKWNEKSSGSPAWENKYSNESSTATPGRSRMRPVSPRVQYPDKVAAVPIFGGWDENDPAAGENYTFAFNNVRHEKNSGSPMVSNMTAEQAYANKQKQNDRNKNKSMSRWFPCFGK; translated from the exons ATGGCA CAACGGCCAGTGGTACCACAGTTCGGCAACTGGGATACAGAGAATAATACTCCTTACACGATTTACTTTGCTGAGGCTCGCAATGCTAAAAATGGAGGGAAGATGATAAATCCAAATGACCCGATGGAGTATCCGGGCATGTTTCCTAATTTAGCTCAAGAGTCGCCTTCTAGAGCTAGAAATGTGCCCGAGGAACCAAAAGGTAGGACAGCAGTTAGACCAACAATAAATGTGCCCGCGGAACCAAAAGGTAGGACAACAGTTAGACCAACAATAATTCGCAATCAATCAAGGGAAAATGGTAATAACAATGTTGGTCGTCAGAGAGGTACGGGGTCTGGTCAGAACCGCGGAGGCAGTGGATTAGGCTCTGGTCAGCCTGGAAGGCAAAATGGTGAATCGGTGCATAGCATTGATCGGTCACCACTCCATCCACAGTACCAGGCAAAATGGAATGAGAAGAGTAGCGGTTCTCCTGCTTGGGAAAATAAGTATTCGAATGAAAGTAGCACTGCCACACCTGGAAGATCCAGAATGAGGCCAGTTTCTCCGCGAGTTCAATAT CCTGATAAAGTTGCTGCAGTGCCGATATTTGGTGGCTGGGATGAGAATGATCCTGCAGCAGGCGAAAATTATACCTTCGCATTCAATAATGTACGCCATGAAAAGAACTCAGGCTCACCGATGGTATCAAACATGACTGCAGAACAAGCTTATGCGAATAAGCAAAAGCAAAATGATCGCAACAAAAATAAG TCCATGAGCAGGTGGTTTCCATGCTTCGGGAAGTAA
- the LOC108212983 gene encoding uncharacterized protein LOC108212983, producing MTATLRRSKPAKKSPATKNAPPPLHHSIQITQPTHPPRAHAKNQRAALNRPSSFYLSDERKEDYMKICVPLQIAALRGDWHAAERILRKYPEVVNMSITHREDTILHIVSSTKHTHFAKKLVNKMQVEDLKLLNKEGLTALLIAVSSTDKMVDVLLKRNKELLKIRRGGSLPLMRAVWSGNKDVVEYVYSKTDIAGENWGLRDKERMLDYCIAVGLFDIAFNIINICKKDGTLMVIGAEVLRYLACKPAALDQNIPPFIRKLVNTRTFDNSTGVEIVRYIWGEIVKQKHDDILKIITAGGSKKKKAEGFLFIAARLGNYKFIIELLRLFPEIAWHTAGDNNYTIFHVAVINRQENVYKLLYELGAKKMRTLDKDGNNILHLAAIKPPQSRLNNVSGAALQMQRELLWFKEVSTRVHVIDRRQLNKEGKTPQVLFTEQHADMVEKGEIWMKHTAAQCMVVATLIATIMFAAAFTLPGGNNGDNGHPIFRKKTIFIIFVVADATSLCASSASILMFLAILTARYTENDFLVSLPWKLMAGFSTLFISIATMMVAFSASFFILYAESLKWIPILVATFAAAPVISFAMLQYRLLLDVIKSALMSRHLFRSNKRMI from the exons ATGAGCGAAAAGAAGACTACATGAAGATTTGTGTTCCTCTGCAAATTGCTGCACTTAGAGGGGACTGGCATGCTGCTGaaagaattttaagaaaatatccAGAGGTGGTGAATATGAGCATTACACATAGGGAAGATACCATCCTGCACATTGTATCATCAACAAAGCACACGCACTTCGCGAAAAAACTGGTGAACAAGATGCAAGTTGAGGACTTGAAGCTTCTGAACAAAGAAGGGTTAACAGCACTTCTGATAGCAGTATCTTCAACCGATAAAATGGTTGATGTTTTGCTAAAAAGGAATAAAGAGCTTCTAAAGATACGTAGAGGTGGTAGCTTGCCACTCATGCGCGCTGTTTGGTCTGGAAACAAGGACGTTGTGGAATATGTGTACTCGAAGACTGATATTGCAGGTGAAAACTGGGGGTTGAGGGATAAAGAAAGAATGCTGGATTATTGCATTGCGGTCGGACTGTTTG ATATTGCTTTCAATATTATAAACATATGCAAGAAAGATGGGACACTGATGGTAATAGGTGCAGAGGTACTGAGGTATTTGGCTTGTAAACCTGCTGCACTGGATCAAAATATACCACCCTTTATCAGAAAACTTGTCAATACAA GAACCTTTGATAACTCTACAGGAGTTGAGATAGTCAGGTATATATGGGGGGAGATTGTCAAACAGAAGCACGACGACATACTGAAAATTATAACTGCTGGTGGTTCAAAGAAGAAAAAAGCTGAAGGTTTTTTGTTTATAGCTGCTAGATTGGGCAACTATAAATTCATAATTGAGCTCCTTAGATTGTTTCCTGAAATTGCATGGCACACAGCCGGTGACAACAACTACACAATATTTCATGTTGCTGTTATAAATCGTCAAGAGAACGTGTACAAGTTATTGTATGAGCTTGGTGCAAAGAAGATGCGGACACTAGACAAAGATGGAAATAATATCCTGCATTTAGCTGCAATCAAGCCCCCGCAGAGTCGACTAAACAATGTGTCAGGAGCTGCTCTTCAGATGCAAAGAGAACTACTGTGGTTTAAG gaAGTAAGTACCAGGGTGCACGTGATTGATCGTCGACAGTTGAACAAGGAAGGGAAAACACCCCAGGTATTGTTCACTGAGCAGCACGCGGATATGGTAGAGAAAGGAGAGATTTGGATGAAGCATACAGCAGCTCAGTGCATGGTTGTCGCGACGCTAATAGCCACAATCATGTTTGCAGCAGCCTTTACTTTACCTGGTGGTAACAACGGCGACAATGGGCATCCAATATTCAGAAAAAAGactatatttatcatatttgtGGTAGCAGATGCCACATCTTTATGTGCCTCTTCAGCTTCTATACTTATGTTCTTAGCCATTCTCACTGCACGTTATACAGAAAACGATTTCTTGGTGTCTTTACCTTGGAAATTGATGGCTGGATTCTCAACACTTTTTATCTCAATTGCTACTATGATGGTTGCTTTCAGCGCGAGCTTCTTCATCCTTTATGCAGAAAGTTTGAAATGGATTCCTATATTAGTAGCTACCTTCGCTGCTGCGCCTGTTATATCATTTGCGATGCTGCAGTATCGTCTACTTCTTGACGTGATTAAATCAGCACTCATGTCTAGGCATCTGTTCAGGTCCAACAAACGTATGATCTAA